The following coding sequences are from one Haliotis asinina isolate JCU_RB_2024 chromosome 3, JCU_Hal_asi_v2, whole genome shotgun sequence window:
- the LOC137278731 gene encoding FMRFamide receptor-like translates to MSFERNSSMTVYGQQSIYVISSNENNTDPLFVISTLTSLLNGSDVEGATASVSDSLRITRFVVQKVLVPVIVTIGLLGNILNIAVLSHPSMRNSTNIYLMALGFADTIYLIFMFTLSFIHCSDQNQPRWSLQFIPYGRVITDVAGNFAVWITVIFTIERYVAVCLPMKGKVWCTEGRARLYSFLAMLFCAVNTLPEMFELEIVPKESGGWKCRYTAMTKEKSYQIGFNWWYVTIFTLVPFVFLIIFNTLLIRSLLKAKKKRQLMVQSSVNKMNVKSTREENKVTLMLVTIVIIFLLCQLPWTVLLLYRSYLDDHGIKVPVNDVKIAGNICNFLVQINASINFYLYSFFSRKFRKTFKAIFCFKVFNTAPASV, encoded by the coding sequence ATGTCGTTTGAGCGCAATTCCTCCATGACTGTCTATGGACAGCAGTCCATTTACGTCATCAGCTCCAATGAAAACAATACAGATCCCCTGTTTGTCATCTCCACTCTAACTTCCCTCCTGAACGGCAGTGATGTAGAGGGAGCTACTGCATCAGTATCGGACTCCCTTAGAATTACAAGGTTCGTCGTTCAGAAAGTGTTAGTTCCAGTGATAGTAACCATTGGTCTTTTGGGTAATATTCTGAATATTGCAGTGTTGTCCCACCCTTCTATGAGGAACTCGACAAACATATACCTCATGGCTTTGGGATTTGCCGATACCATTTACCTCATCTTCATGTTTACACTGTCCTTTATCCATTGCTCGGATCAGAACCAGCCACGATGGTCCTTGCAGTTTATTCCCTACGGACGAGTGATAACAGATGTTGCTGGAAACTTCGCAGTGTGGATTACTGTGATATTTACGATTGAAAGATACGTGGCTGTGTGCTTGCCAATGAAAGGAAAGGTATGGTGTACTGAAGGAAGGGCAAGATTGTACTCGTTCCTGGCAATGCTGTTTTGTGCTGTGAACACGCTACCGGAAATGTTTGAACTGGAAATAGTACCCAAAGAGTCCGGGGGGTGGAAGTGCCGTTATACAGCGATGACGAAAGAGAAGAGCTACCAAATTGGCTTCAACTGGTGGTATGTCACCATTTTTACGCTTGTGCCTTTTGTGTTTCTCATTATCTTCAACACCCTCCTCATCAGATctttgctgaaagcaaagaaGAAGCGGCAGTTGATGGTTCAGAGTAGCGTGAATAAAATGAACGTCAAGTCCACTCGAGAAGAAAATAAGGTCACACTGATGTTGGTGACAATTGTCATAATTTTCCTGTTGTGCCAGCTTCCTTGGACAGTACTGCTGTTGTATCGGTCATATCTGGATGACCATGGAATCAAGGTGCCTGTCAATGATGTTAAGATAGCGGGCAACATCTGCAACTTTCTTGTTCAGATTAACGCCTCTATCAATTTCTACCTCTATTCCTTCTTCAGCAGGAAGTTCAGAAAAACATTCAAAGCAATCTTTTGTTTTAAGGTATTTAATACAGCACCTGCTTCAGTTTAA